A genomic stretch from Argiope bruennichi chromosome 2, qqArgBrue1.1, whole genome shotgun sequence includes:
- the LOC129961952 gene encoding piggyBac transposable element-derived protein 4-like isoform X2: protein MLPYNTSNWIKPRIPEDILHLENTDDKAPSVSSNRISKDHPLRLSGGMKDHYPVAIPPSGRKKFPTRVCRVCKAHSQRRETRYVCKLCNVALHAGECFTRYHTLKNY, encoded by the coding sequence cTAGCAACTGGATTAAGCCCAGAATACCAGAAGATATTCTACATTTGGAAAACACTGATGATAAAGCGCCATCTGTTAGCTCTAACAGAATTTCGAAAGATCATCCTCTGAGATTATCAGGTGGTATGAAAGATCATTATCCTGTGGCAATTCCACCCTCTGGGCGTAAGAAATTTCCAACTAGAGTTTGCAGAGTATGCAAAGCCCACAGCCAGAGACGTGAGACGCGTTATGTATGTAAATTATGCAATGTTGCATTGCATGCGGGGGAGTGTTTTACAAGATATCataccttaaaaaattattag